In one Echinicola marina genomic region, the following are encoded:
- the murI gene encoding glutamate racemase — translation MEASSPIGIFDSGIGGLTVARAVKNLMPNEQLIYFGDTAHLPYGDKSTASIQAYSVKIADVLLRARCKAILIACNSASTAAFELVKAYVASRAKVFDVIEPVVDYVSVHHGGKKVGLIGTKQTVNSGVYRQKIEALNKRVQFSSLATPLLAPMIEEGFHNNQISQVIVENYLEDEELRGVEALILGCTHYPLIKAQIDSFYDGSVEVIDSSEMVAQATFTALNSLGLLNTGEKRKDRFLVSDYTPSFENTTKLFFGKEVSLEKYPLWE, via the coding sequence ATGGAAGCGTCCTCTCCGATAGGAATTTTTGATAGTGGTATAGGTGGTTTAACAGTGGCTAGGGCAGTCAAGAACCTAATGCCTAATGAACAGCTGATTTATTTTGGTGACACAGCGCATTTACCTTACGGGGACAAAAGCACTGCATCTATTCAAGCTTATTCTGTGAAAATCGCCGATGTGTTGTTGCGGGCGAGGTGTAAGGCAATTCTTATTGCTTGTAATTCAGCATCTACCGCAGCATTTGAATTGGTAAAAGCATATGTGGCATCAAGGGCAAAAGTATTTGATGTGATAGAACCGGTAGTGGACTATGTGTCTGTGCACCATGGAGGAAAAAAAGTAGGTCTGATTGGTACTAAGCAGACCGTTAATTCTGGCGTGTACAGGCAAAAGATTGAGGCACTCAATAAAAGAGTGCAGTTTTCCTCATTGGCGACACCTTTACTCGCTCCGATGATTGAAGAGGGGTTTCATAATAATCAAATCAGTCAGGTGATCGTGGAAAATTATTTGGAGGATGAAGAACTGAGGGGGGTGGAAGCATTGATTTTGGGTTGTACGCATTATCCCTTAATTAAAGCGCAAATAGATAGTTTTTACGATGGAAGCGTAGAAGTGATTGATAGTTCAGAAATGGTTGCACAGGCGACATTTACAGCATTAAATTCACTCGGACTATTGAATACGGGAGAGAAGCGAAAGGATAGGTTTTTGGTTTCTGACTATACGCCGTCTTTTGAAAATACGACCAAGCTTTTTTTTGGCAAAGAGGTAAGTTTGGAAAAATATCCACTTTGGGAATGA
- a CDS encoding sigma-54-dependent transcriptional regulator — protein sequence MAKEKILLIEDDLTYSKIIKNFLEKHQFTVHTTTRIKDASSDMEKEEYDLVITDYRLPDGTGMEVLENIIQSEKNTRVILITNYSDIRTAVKSMKLGAFEYITKPVNPDELLSTVQEALKAAPKKQTSKESPTPTPSSNKSPSHKQTTNTQYVVGKSPEALQLEQYISLVAPTEMSVMVLGESGTGKEFISKRIHEKSSRKNGPFVAIDCGSLSKELAGSELFGHVKGSFTGALDNKTGHFETANGGTIFLDEIGNLSYEVQIKLLRAIQERKIKKIGSTKDIPIDVRIIVATNEDLSQASKAGEFREDLYHRLNEFSLKSTPLRERTEDLFHYADIFLEEANEDLGRNIEGFSPEVIEVFKKYSWPGNLRELKNIIKRAVLLTPEGYIQKEALPVDLLIPENASIHTAETKDLKSSFETQEKAMIIKTLNEVKYNKSRAAKILNIDRKTLYNKIEKYGID from the coding sequence ATGGCTAAAGAAAAAATACTTCTCATTGAGGATGATTTAACTTATTCCAAAATCATAAAAAACTTCTTGGAGAAGCATCAGTTCACGGTTCACACCACAACCAGGATAAAAGATGCCTCCTCTGATATGGAAAAGGAAGAGTACGACCTGGTCATCACTGATTACAGGCTTCCAGATGGTACGGGAATGGAAGTATTGGAAAACATTATTCAATCAGAAAAAAATACAAGGGTAATCCTTATTACCAACTATTCAGATATCCGCACAGCTGTAAAATCCATGAAGCTAGGGGCTTTTGAGTACATTACCAAACCTGTCAATCCTGACGAATTACTTTCTACAGTTCAGGAAGCGCTAAAAGCTGCTCCCAAAAAACAAACTTCTAAAGAAAGTCCCACCCCCACTCCATCAAGCAATAAAAGCCCATCACATAAACAAACCACAAACACTCAATATGTGGTAGGCAAAAGCCCGGAGGCATTACAGCTTGAGCAGTATATTTCTTTAGTTGCTCCCACTGAAATGAGCGTGATGGTATTGGGAGAAAGTGGTACGGGTAAAGAATTTATTTCAAAAAGAATACACGAAAAGTCATCCAGAAAAAACGGTCCTTTTGTCGCCATTGACTGTGGTTCACTCTCAAAAGAGCTTGCAGGCAGTGAACTCTTTGGCCATGTAAAGGGCTCCTTTACAGGCGCCTTAGACAATAAAACAGGACACTTCGAAACCGCCAACGGAGGCACTATATTTTTAGATGAAATTGGCAACTTAAGCTACGAAGTGCAAATAAAGCTCCTTAGAGCAATACAAGAACGAAAAATCAAAAAAATTGGGAGCACAAAAGATATACCAATAGATGTACGGATCATAGTGGCTACCAATGAGGACCTTTCCCAAGCATCAAAAGCTGGTGAATTCAGGGAAGACCTATACCACAGGCTCAATGAATTCAGTTTAAAATCCACTCCTCTAAGAGAAAGGACGGAAGACCTGTTTCATTATGCAGATATCTTCTTGGAAGAGGCAAACGAGGATCTGGGCAGAAATATAGAAGGCTTCTCTCCTGAAGTAATCGAAGTTTTCAAAAAATACAGCTGGCCAGGAAACCTCAGAGAACTTAAAAACATCATTAAAAGAGCCGTTTTACTAACACCCGAGGGCTATATTCAGAAAGAGGCATTACCCGTTGATTTATTGATACCAGAAAACGCCAGCATTCACACTGCCGAAACAAAGGACCTTAAATCCTCTTTCGAAACACAGGAAAAAGCAATGATCATAAAAACTTTGAATGAAGTAAAATACAATAAATCAAGAGCTGCTAAAATCCTGAATATTGACAGAAAAACACTCTATAATAAAATAGAAAAATACGGGATTGATTAA
- a CDS encoding ATP-binding protein — MKRKETAHKARKKVVLGFLLAIFLVLSVSAITYFSIDKLLNTAQNLSEPNDRIQQLNALLADVYQLDKVKGDFKAQADTTVTETYLDLIEGRLDYLEKSANDSAELNHLKKINFNINELVVVYNGLKDVKKNLINRNFSQQALKSLETKIKRQEEINRLQSLGRIRFDHKIRRTKPIETDQNNNKKSSSDSGYRSLMSSEEMENLRSMFQQFRPQEGKDDSVEFGGDNTSDSILYAVKRFLLDINYQEQHLRSSLANLEGELTLKNKELIEEIQSLISNLQEDAIKESQQKNDSLYELAFDVSILLGVMILVGVLGTSAFIYSILTEIRKDESYREDLEVAKERSDKLAIAKQNFLANMSHEIRNPLHTIQGYNAAIKKTKMSPDQTDYVNMVGFAAETLSGIVNDILDLSKLEAGKISIEKSPFDPHKLFNSIKNSFELKANEKQVDFVWNVNLPKDKWIVGDELRVSQILNNLISNALKFTEQGKVEVSIDFDKKGLLLMKVDDTGIGMTEEFKKNIFKEFNQGDASINRRYGGTGLGLTIVKRMLELQKGEMELDSEVEKGTSISLSIPSKLVDAKVKIMPDNETTFDISNLNILLVDDDAVGLKFAKLLLESNGATVKAVQGGTKIRDGVIDEEYDVFLIDIQMPEVSGYDVLRLLKERDKYRDIPAIAMTANVFAKERDELSNIGFEAIVLKPFKEEDLLNKIGSLLKLETVAKVKNSNTSPHEESVSEDSSYDTADLRKFCMDDEEMLKEVLTDFCISTSNDLVELKKFSEAKNWSEALEVAHKLGSRLGQLKIKTATLARGLEHDLKMGDHSKAPDMIEKIKVDTLQVIDRILKEYQLMSKID, encoded by the coding sequence GTGAAGAGGAAAGAAACTGCCCATAAAGCCAGGAAAAAAGTGGTGCTAGGCTTTTTGCTGGCCATTTTTTTGGTACTTAGTGTTAGCGCCATTACCTATTTTAGTATTGACAAGCTTTTGAATACAGCGCAAAACTTGTCAGAACCGAATGATAGGATTCAGCAGCTAAATGCTTTATTGGCTGATGTTTATCAATTGGATAAGGTAAAAGGTGACTTTAAAGCACAGGCAGATACTACAGTAACAGAGACTTATTTAGATCTGATAGAGGGAAGGTTGGATTATCTGGAGAAAAGCGCAAATGACAGTGCTGAATTAAACCATCTTAAGAAAATCAACTTTAATATCAATGAGCTGGTAGTCGTATACAACGGTCTGAAAGATGTGAAGAAAAACCTGATCAACAGGAATTTCAGTCAACAGGCTTTGAAAAGTCTAGAAACAAAAATAAAGCGGCAGGAGGAAATCAATAGGTTGCAAAGCTTGGGCCGTATTAGGTTTGACCATAAGATTAGGCGAACCAAGCCTATAGAAACCGACCAGAACAATAATAAAAAAAGCAGTTCAGATTCCGGTTATAGAAGTTTGATGTCCTCAGAGGAAATGGAAAATCTTCGGAGTATGTTCCAGCAATTCAGGCCGCAAGAAGGTAAGGATGATTCTGTTGAATTTGGAGGAGATAATACTTCAGATTCTATTTTATATGCCGTAAAACGCTTTTTACTGGATATTAATTATCAAGAACAACATTTGAGGTCGAGTTTGGCAAACCTGGAGGGAGAACTTACCTTGAAAAACAAAGAGCTGATAGAAGAGATACAGTCGCTGATTTCCAATCTTCAAGAAGATGCCATCAAGGAGAGTCAGCAGAAAAACGATTCCTTGTATGAATTGGCTTTTGATGTATCCATACTTTTAGGTGTAATGATTTTAGTGGGGGTATTAGGAACTTCCGCTTTTATATACAGTATCCTTACTGAGATTAGGAAAGATGAAAGTTACCGGGAAGATTTAGAGGTAGCCAAGGAAAGGTCAGATAAATTGGCCATAGCCAAGCAGAATTTCTTGGCAAATATGAGTCATGAAATCAGAAATCCTCTTCATACTATTCAAGGTTACAATGCGGCCATCAAGAAGACAAAAATGAGTCCTGATCAGACAGATTATGTGAATATGGTAGGTTTTGCAGCAGAAACTTTATCAGGGATTGTGAATGATATTCTTGATCTTTCTAAGTTGGAAGCAGGTAAAATTTCCATTGAAAAATCTCCATTTGACCCCCATAAACTTTTTAATTCCATTAAGAACAGTTTTGAATTGAAAGCCAATGAAAAGCAGGTTGATTTTGTCTGGAATGTGAATTTGCCAAAGGATAAATGGATAGTAGGTGATGAGTTGAGAGTGAGTCAGATTCTGAATAATTTGATCAGTAATGCCCTTAAATTTACGGAACAGGGTAAAGTGGAAGTAAGCATTGATTTTGACAAAAAGGGACTTTTGCTGATGAAGGTGGACGATACAGGCATAGGTATGACCGAAGAGTTTAAAAAGAATATTTTTAAGGAATTTAATCAAGGTGATGCTTCTATTAACCGTAGGTATGGGGGGACAGGTTTAGGCTTGACCATTGTAAAGAGGATGCTGGAGCTTCAAAAAGGAGAAATGGAACTGGATAGCGAGGTAGAGAAAGGAACCTCTATTTCCTTGAGCATACCATCTAAGCTGGTGGATGCGAAGGTGAAAATAATGCCAGATAATGAAACCACTTTTGATATCAGTAACCTTAATATTTTATTAGTAGATGATGATGCTGTTGGACTTAAATTTGCCAAATTATTGTTGGAAAGTAATGGGGCTACTGTTAAGGCCGTTCAAGGGGGGACCAAAATCAGGGATGGCGTCATTGATGAAGAGTATGATGTCTTTTTGATTGATATTCAAATGCCGGAAGTCAGTGGTTATGATGTGTTGAGATTATTAAAGGAAAGAGATAAGTACAGGGATATTCCTGCTATCGCCATGACGGCCAATGTTTTTGCCAAAGAGAGAGATGAGCTCTCCAATATTGGTTTTGAGGCGATTGTATTGAAGCCTTTCAAAGAGGAGGACCTGTTGAATAAGATAGGGAGCCTGCTAAAATTGGAGACAGTAGCCAAAGTGAAAAACTCGAATACCTCTCCACATGAAGAAAGTGTTTCCGAGGACTCAAGCTATGATACAGCTGATCTTAGGAAATTTTGCATGGATGATGAAGAAATGTTGAAGGAAGTATTGACTGACTTTTGTATCAGTACCAGCAATGATTTAGTAGAGCTTAAGAAATTTAGTGAGGCTAAAAACTGGTCAGAAGCATTGGAAGTGGCACATAAACTAGGTAGTCGACTAGGGCAATTGAAAATTAAAACAGCTACCTTGGCAAGGGGACTGGAGCATGATCTCAAGATGGGGGATCATTCGAAAGCCCCTGATATGATTGAAAAAATCAAAGTTGATACCCTTCAAGTTATCGATCGAATCCTCAAAGAATATCAACTTATGAGTAAAATTGATTGA
- a CDS encoding cystathionine beta-synthase: MIYNSIIETIGNTPLVRLNKLNSGIKGQVLVKVEYFNPGNSIKDRMAIKMVEDAEKEGILKPGGTIIEGTSGNTGMGLALAAIAKGYKCIFTMADKQSKEKIDVLKAMGAEVVVCPTNVSPDDPRSYYSVAKKLNADIPNSFYPNQYDNLSNWKAHYETTGPEIWEQTEGKVTHFAAGVGTGGTMSGTAKYLKEQNTGLISVGIDTYGSVFTKYKETGQFDENEIYPYLTEGIGEDILPENVDFSVIDHFIKVTDKDAAIMTRRLSKEEGLFVGWSCGSAVHGALEYAKDNLKEDDVMVVILPDHGTRYLGKVYNDDWMRNHGFLEDITFGTARDIIKGRKDDYELVVARKGDKVKNAIEAMNEKSVSQIPVMDNGQVIGSITDNKLLSKIIVKPELKDANVEDVMEESMKFVAMDSTLDVLSSMVDKDKAVLVRDDLHQIHIITKHDILGAITK, translated from the coding sequence ATGATATATAATTCCATCATAGAAACCATAGGGAATACTCCTTTGGTAAGGCTGAATAAGCTAAACAGCGGGATAAAAGGCCAAGTGTTGGTAAAAGTGGAATACTTTAACCCCGGGAACTCTATAAAAGACAGGATGGCGATAAAGATGGTGGAGGATGCAGAGAAAGAAGGAATATTGAAACCGGGTGGGACGATCATAGAGGGAACCAGTGGAAATACAGGAATGGGGCTTGCTTTAGCGGCCATTGCAAAAGGATACAAATGTATTTTTACCATGGCAGATAAGCAGTCCAAGGAAAAAATAGACGTGCTCAAAGCCATGGGAGCAGAGGTGGTCGTGTGTCCTACCAACGTTTCTCCAGATGACCCGAGGTCTTACTATTCGGTCGCCAAAAAGCTAAATGCTGACATTCCGAATTCTTTTTATCCTAATCAGTATGACAACCTTTCGAATTGGAAAGCCCATTATGAAACCACCGGGCCAGAGATTTGGGAACAGACTGAAGGGAAAGTCACGCACTTTGCTGCGGGAGTAGGTACTGGTGGTACCATGAGCGGCACAGCAAAATATCTGAAAGAGCAAAATACGGGTTTGATTTCAGTGGGTATTGATACTTATGGGTCTGTTTTTACGAAGTATAAGGAGACAGGACAGTTTGATGAAAATGAAATTTATCCTTATTTGACAGAGGGTATTGGGGAAGATATTCTTCCAGAAAATGTGGATTTTTCAGTGATTGACCATTTTATAAAGGTTACTGATAAAGATGCGGCGATTATGACCAGAAGGTTGTCCAAGGAAGAGGGGTTGTTTGTGGGCTGGTCATGTGGGTCGGCAGTTCATGGGGCTTTAGAATATGCCAAGGACAATTTGAAAGAAGACGATGTGATGGTGGTTATTCTTCCGGATCATGGAACGAGGTACCTTGGTAAAGTGTATAATGATGATTGGATGCGTAATCATGGTTTCTTGGAGGATATTACCTTTGGAACCGCCAGGGATATTATCAAAGGAAGAAAGGACGATTATGAGTTGGTGGTGGCCAGAAAAGGGGACAAAGTTAAAAATGCCATAGAGGCGATGAATGAAAAAAGTGTTTCCCAGATTCCAGTAATGGATAATGGACAGGTAATTGGAAGCATCACAGATAATAAGTTGCTAAGTAAAATCATCGTAAAGCCAGAGCTGAAGGATGCCAATGTAGAAGATGTCATGGAAGAGTCCATGAAGTTTGTAGCGATGGATAGCACATTGGATGTACTTTCTTCAATGGTGGACAAGGATAAAGCAGTCTTGGTAAGGGATGATTTGCATCAAATTCATATCATTACCAAACATGATATCTTAGGAGCGATCACCAAGTGA
- a CDS encoding aspartate carbamoyltransferase catalytic subunit codes for MQQLSTKHLLGIKGLTAEDIQLIFETADNFKDVINRPIKKVPSLRDITIANVFFENSTRTRLSFELAEKRLSADVINFSSSNSSVKKGETLIDTVNNILSMKVDMVVMRHSSPGAPHFLSQNIDANIVNAGDGTHEHPTQALLDSFSIREKLGDVAGKKVAIIGDVLHSRVALSNIFCLQKLGAEVMVCGPVTLLPKYISSLGVKVEYDVKKALQWCDVANILRIQLERQQIKYFPSLREYSLYYGVDRKLLDQLDKEIVIMHPGPINRGVELNSDVADSEHSIILNQVENGVAIRMAVLYLLAGVK; via the coding sequence ATGCAACAGCTAAGTACCAAACATTTATTGGGTATCAAAGGACTGACAGCAGAAGATATCCAGTTAATTTTCGAAACTGCTGATAATTTTAAGGATGTTATCAATCGCCCGATTAAAAAGGTGCCATCCTTAAGGGATATCACGATAGCCAATGTTTTCTTTGAAAATTCTACAAGGACCAGGCTATCCTTCGAACTCGCTGAAAAGCGGCTTTCGGCTGATGTGATTAATTTTTCTTCCAGTAATAGTTCCGTGAAAAAAGGTGAAACCCTAATAGACACGGTAAATAATATCTTGTCCATGAAAGTGGATATGGTGGTGATGAGACATAGCAGTCCGGGTGCTCCTCATTTCTTATCCCAGAATATTGATGCCAATATCGTGAATGCGGGTGATGGTACGCATGAGCATCCTACCCAGGCATTGCTGGATTCATTTTCCATAAGAGAAAAATTAGGTGATGTGGCGGGAAAGAAAGTAGCCATTATTGGGGATGTCTTGCATTCTAGGGTGGCGCTTTCCAATATTTTCTGTCTACAGAAATTAGGTGCAGAAGTAATGGTCTGTGGGCCGGTCACTCTTTTGCCTAAGTACATTAGCAGTTTAGGGGTTAAGGTGGAATATGACGTGAAAAAAGCACTACAATGGTGTGATGTAGCCAATATTCTTAGGATTCAACTAGAAAGGCAGCAAATCAAATATTTTCCTTCTCTAAGAGAGTATTCTCTGTATTATGGAGTGGACAGAAAGCTGTTGGATCAGTTGGATAAGGAAATAGTTATCATGCATCCAGGGCCTATCAATAGAGGTGTTGAATTGAATTCAGATGTGGCGGATAGCGAGCATTCCATCATTCTTAATCAAGTAGAAAATGGTGTGGCGATCAGAATGGCGGTGCTTTATTTGCTAGCTGGAGTGAAATAA
- the pyrR gene encoding bifunctional pyr operon transcriptional regulator/uracil phosphoribosyltransferase PyrR yields the protein MQKRLVLDQKQIAITLDRFCHQLIENHDDFENTVLLGLQPRGTLVLDKLVKRLKEISGVEVPSGYLDATFHRDDFRRRDIPLKANETKINFLIENKKVVLVDDVLFKGRSARAAMDAMIAFGRPKKVELMVLIDRKYTRDYPIKPDYCGRKVNTLESQYVSVEWASQGFAQDAIWITEKEVKS from the coding sequence ATGCAAAAAAGACTCGTCTTAGACCAAAAGCAAATAGCCATTACCTTGGATCGGTTTTGTCATCAGTTGATAGAAAATCATGATGATTTTGAGAATACTGTACTCTTGGGGCTTCAGCCTAGAGGGACCTTGGTGTTGGACAAATTAGTCAAAAGACTAAAAGAAATCAGTGGCGTGGAAGTTCCCTCAGGATATTTGGATGCCACTTTTCACCGTGATGATTTTAGGAGGAGGGATATTCCCCTGAAGGCCAATGAGACCAAAATTAATTTTTTAATTGAGAACAAGAAGGTAGTGTTGGTAGATGATGTTCTTTTTAAGGGTCGCTCGGCCAGAGCAGCCATGGATGCAATGATTGCTTTTGGACGGCCAAAAAAGGTGGAACTGATGGTGCTGATTGATAGAAAATATACCAGAGATTATCCTATCAAACCTGACTACTGCGGTAGAAAGGTGAATACCTTGGAAAGTCAATATGTAAGTGTGGAATGGGCTTCCCAAGGCTTTGCCCAAGATGCGATTTGGATTACAGAAAAAGAAGTTAAAAGCTAA
- a CDS encoding transcriptional regulator: MRLETNKVLLLFLLIFYVQLGGMAQVQFVQRAEVPTEWEDYDYIVMPTNDGTIAFRTKSERGLRSQQKLQYFTTDRQLNSSVVYEFPVEDYYHLLGFDLDDDYLYVLFQEGESISGDRIIYTVSLKDQVMTAVTLESVLDMDLQEFLVMEGKAILMGMMDYRPAIQVFDIKSEDVITIQGVYQNEASILQLRKDPELKVFDVLVSKRDRFKKRSLSLMTFNLEGDKLREVKVEPREKPDMEIVEGVLTPIMNYKQVLIGPYGERKREPNMGLYMSKINEFGEYENEYYGLEDFENFYNYLPDNQRQRREKSVERAIEKGKKVTIPNSLVTREVISGKDDFLVYNDYYLTSSGRYSPRDLMYSGDFYRYAPLGMRNRILSSGGYPWYYSGYSNSSINNEYKFMAAQFVLMDAQGRMIWDNTLSLEDKTSASPGKFGEVSYDGHHLFYMYLEDDKLKLSLLEDGEVIYQNEEFELALVDENERIRDTQYESLSLFWWYDDYFLLSGKQRIRFLDETGKEGNREVFFMTKIKVLPSVMPEQEE; this comes from the coding sequence ATGCGCTTAGAAACAAATAAAGTACTGCTATTATTTTTGCTGATATTCTATGTTCAGTTGGGGGGCATGGCTCAGGTTCAGTTTGTGCAGCGGGCAGAGGTACCAACAGAATGGGAGGATTATGATTATATCGTGATGCCCACCAATGATGGGACTATTGCTTTTAGAACCAAATCAGAAAGAGGGCTAAGGTCCCAACAAAAGCTGCAATACTTTACTACAGACAGGCAGTTGAACAGTTCAGTGGTTTATGAATTTCCAGTGGAGGATTATTATCACCTTTTGGGCTTTGATCTGGATGATGACTACTTGTACGTATTGTTTCAAGAAGGGGAATCCATTTCTGGTGACAGGATTATCTATACTGTAAGTCTAAAAGATCAAGTGATGACCGCTGTTACCTTGGAAAGTGTCTTGGATATGGATTTACAAGAGTTTTTGGTGATGGAGGGCAAGGCCATTTTGATGGGGATGATGGATTACAGGCCTGCGATTCAGGTTTTTGATATTAAAAGTGAAGATGTTATTACCATTCAGGGTGTGTACCAAAATGAAGCGAGTATCCTTCAGCTGAGAAAAGATCCTGAACTAAAAGTATTTGATGTTTTGGTGAGCAAAAGGGATCGGTTCAAAAAGCGCTCTCTTTCATTGATGACTTTTAACTTGGAAGGTGATAAGCTCAGGGAAGTGAAGGTGGAACCCCGCGAAAAGCCTGACATGGAAATAGTAGAAGGTGTACTCACGCCCATCATGAATTATAAGCAGGTATTGATAGGTCCATATGGCGAGCGGAAAAGAGAACCTAATATGGGACTTTACATGTCAAAGATCAACGAGTTTGGGGAATATGAAAATGAGTACTATGGTCTCGAAGATTTTGAGAATTTTTATAATTACTTACCCGATAACCAACGACAGAGGAGGGAGAAGTCCGTAGAAAGGGCCATTGAAAAGGGAAAGAAAGTTACCATACCGAATAGCCTTGTGACCAGAGAGGTGATTTCAGGTAAAGATGATTTTTTGGTTTATAATGATTATTATCTCACGAGTTCAGGAAGGTATTCACCGAGGGATTTGATGTACTCGGGGGATTTTTATCGCTATGCTCCTCTGGGGATGCGAAACAGGATTTTGTCCTCAGGAGGTTATCCTTGGTATTATTCAGGTTATTCCAATAGTAGTATCAATAATGAATACAAATTCATGGCTGCCCAATTTGTGCTTATGGATGCTCAAGGTAGGATGATTTGGGACAATACATTAAGTCTTGAAGACAAAACCAGCGCAAGCCCAGGGAAATTTGGAGAGGTGAGCTATGATGGTCATCACCTGTTTTATATGTATTTGGAAGACGATAAGCTTAAGCTTAGCCTGTTGGAGGACGGGGAGGTTATTTATCAGAATGAGGAGTTCGAATTGGCATTGGTAGATGAAAATGAGCGGATCAGAGATACCCAATACGAGAGTTTGTCTTTGTTTTGGTGGTATGATGATTACTTTTTATTGTCTGGTAAACAAAGGATTCGCTTTTTGGACGAAACGGGTAAGGAAGGCAACCGGGAAGTGTTCTTTATGACGAAAATTAAGGTTTTGCCATCTGTAATGCCAGAGCAGGAAGAATAA